The sequence below is a genomic window from Neodiprion pinetum isolate iyNeoPine1 chromosome 7, iyNeoPine1.2, whole genome shotgun sequence.
gcgtattgagactgcgcccaatcgatttctctcgcaaaattacgtcgaaatagtgccacaattaatccattccagcacttttgaaaatcgcaaaaattttcgccaaaaatacaaaggggttaaccttccttttttttttaccaaaaaatttttcgtctcagaattgattcgtatgactctttcccgaccaattgaaccccaagaaactcagaaaacgcagcaaaatgagcgtgtgatcaacgggagagaagatacgaggaaaaaagcacctgctgaaaaatgtcgaaaattcaggttttcgttttttggctgtaactttcgatgcgttgatcgcagcgtattgagactgcgcccaatcgatttctctcgcaaaattacgtcggaatagtgccacaattaattaattccagcacttctgaaaatcgcggaaattttcgccaaaaatacaaaggggttaaccttccttttttttttaccaaaaaatttttcgtctcagaattgattcgtatgactctttcccgaccaattggaccctaaggaactcagaaaacgcagcaaaaggagcgtgggatcaacgggaaagAAGATActaggaaaaaagcacctgctgaagaatgtcgaaaattcgggttttcgttttttggctgtaactttcgatgcgttgatcgcagcgtattgagactgcgcccaatcgatttctctcgcaaaattacgtcggaatagggccACAATTAAtccattccagcacttttgaaaatcgcgaaaattttcgccaaaaatacaaaggggttaaccttccttttttttttaccaaaaaatttttcgtctcagaattgattcgtatgactctttcccgaccaattggaccccaaggaactcggaaaacgcagcaaaaggagcgtgggatcaacggaagagaagatacgaggtaaaaagcacctgctgaaaaatgtcgaaaattcaggttttcgttttttggctgtaactttcgatgcgttgatcgcagcgtattgagactgcgcccaatcgatttctctcgcaaaattacgtcggaatagtgccacaattaatttattccagcacttttgaaaatcgcgaaaattttcgccaaaaatacaaaggggttaaccttccttttttttttaccaaaaaatttttcgtctcagaattgattcgtatgactctttcccgaccaattgaaccccaaggaactcagaaaacgcagcaaaatgagcgtgtgatcaacgggagagaagatacgaggaaaaaagcacctgctgaaaaatgtcgaaaattcaggtttccgttttttggctgtaactttcgatgcgttgatcgcagcgtattgagactgcgcccaatcgatttctctcgcaaaattacgtcggaatagtgccacaattaatttattccagcacttttgaaaatcgcgaaaattttcgccaaaaatacaaaggggttaaccttccttttttttttaccaaaaaatttttcgtctttgaattgattcgtatgactctttcccgaccaattggaccccaaggaactcagaaaacgcagcaaaaggagcgtgggatcaacgggagagaagatacgaggaaaaaagcacctgctgaaaaatgtcgaaacttcaggttttcgttttttggctgtaactttcgatgcgttgatcgcagcgtattgggactgcgcccaatcgatttctctcgcaaaattacgtcgaaatagtgccacaattaatccattccagcacttttaaaaatcgcaaaaattttcgccaaaaatacaaaggggttaaccttccttttttttttaccaaaaaatttttcgtctcagaattgattcgtatgactctctcccgaccaattggaccccaaggaactcaggaaacgcagcaaaaggagcgtgggatcaacgggagagaagatacgagaaaaaaagcacccgctaaagaatgtcgaaaattcgggttttcgttttttggctgtaactttcgatgcgttgatcgcagcgtattgggactgcgcacaatcgatttctctcgcgaaatcaCGTCGtaatagtgccacaatcaattaattccagcactttagatagtcgcgaaaattttcgcaaaaaatacaaaggggttaaccttccttttttttttaccaaaaaatttttcgtctcataattgattcgtatgactctctcccgaccaattggaccccaaggaactcagaaaacgcagcaaaaggagcgtgtgatcaacgggagagaagatacgaggaaaaaagcacctgctgaaaaatgtcgaaaattcaggttttcgttttttggctgtaactttcgatgcgttgatcgcagcgtattgagactgcgcccaatcgatttctctcgcaaaattacgtcgaaatagtgccacaattaatccattccagcacttttgaaaatcgcaaaaattttcgccaaaaatacaaaggggttaaccttccttttttttttaccaaaaaatttttcgtctcagaattgattcgtatgactctctcccgaccaattggaccccaaggaactcaggaaacgcagcaaaatgagcgtgggatcaacgggagagaagatacgaggaaaaaagcacctgctgaaaaatgtcgaaacttcaggttttcgttttttggctgtaactttcgattcgttgatcgcagcgtattgggactgcgcccaatcgatttctctcgcaaaattacgtcggaatagtgccacaatcaatttattccagcacttttgaaaatcgcgaaaattttcgccaaaaatacaaaggggttaaccttccttttttttttaccaaaaaatttttcgtctcagaattgattcgtatgactctttcccgaccaattggaccccaaggaactcggaaaacgcagcaaaaggagcgtgggatcgacgGGAAAGAAGATActaggaaaaaagcacctgctgaaaaatgtcgaaacttcaggttttcgttttttggctgtaactttcgatgcgttgatcgcagcgtattgagactgcgcccaatcgatttctctcgcaaaattacgtcggaatagtgccacaattaattaattccagcacttctgaaaatcgcggaaattttcgccaaaaatacaaaggggttaaccttccttttttttaccaaaaaatttttcgtctttgaattgattcgtatgactctttcccgaccaattggaccccaaggaactcagaaaacgcagcaaaaggagcgtgggatcaacgggagagaagatacgaggaaaaaagcacctgctgaaaaatgtcgaaacttcaggttttcgttttttggctgtaactttcgatgcgttgatcgcagcgtattgggactgcgcccaatcgatttctctcgcaaaattacgtcggaatagtgccacaattaattaattccagcacttctgaaaatcgcggaaattttcgccaaaaatacaaaggggttaaccttccttttttttttaccaaaaaatttttcgtctcagaattgattcgtatgactctttcccgaccaattggaccctaaggaactcagaaaacgcagcaaaaggagcgtgggatcaacgggaaagAAGATActaggaaaaaagcacctgctgaaaaatgtcgaaacttcgggttttcgttttttggctgtaactttcgatgcgttgatcgcagcgtattgggactgcgcccaatcgatttctctcgcaaaatcacgtcgtaatagtgccacaatcaattAATTCCAGAACTTTAGAtagtcgcgaaaattttcgccaaaaatacaaaggggttaaccttccttttttttttaccaaaaaatttttcgtctcataattgattcgtatgactctctcccgaccaattggaccccaaggaactcagaaaacgcagcaaaaggagcgtgtgatcaacgggagagaagatacgaggaaaaaagcacccgctgaaaaatgtcgaaaattcaggttttcgttttttggctgtaactttcgatgcgttgatcgcagcgtattgggactgcgcccaatcgatttctctcgcaaaattacgtcggaatagtgccacaattaagtgattccagcacttttgaaaatcgcgaaaattttcgccaaaaatacaaaggggttaaccttccttttttttttaccaaaaaatttttcgtctcagaattgattcgtatgactctttcccgaccaattggaccccaaggaactcagaaaacgcagcaaaaggagcgtgggatcaacgggagagaagatacgaggaaaaaagcacctgctgaaaaatgtcgaaacttcaggttttcgttttttggctgtaactttcgatgcgttgatcgcagcgtattgggactgcgcccaatcgatttctctcgcaaaattacgtcggaatagtgccacaattaatttattccagcacttttgaaaatcgcgaaaattttcgccaaaaatacaaaggggttaaccttccttttttttttaccaaaaaatttttcgtctcaaaattgattcgtatgactctttcccgaccaattggaccccaaggaactcagaaaacgcagcaaaatgagcgtgtgatcaacgggagagaagatacgaggaaaaaagcacctgctgaaaaatgtcgaaaattcaggttttcgttttttggctgtaactttcgatgcgttgatcgcagcgtattgagactgcgcccaatcgatttctctcgcaaaattacgtcgaaatagtgccacaattaatccattccagcacttttgaaaatcgcaaaaattttcgccaaaaatacaaaggggttaaccttccttttttttttaccaaaaaatttttcgtctcagaattgattcgtatgactctctcccgaccaattggaccccaaggaactcaggaaacgcagcaaaatgagcgtgggatcaacgggagagaagatacgaggaaaaaagcacctgctgaaaaatgtcgaaacttcaggttttcgttttttggctgtaactttcgattcgttgatcgcagcgtattgggactgcgcccaatcgatttctctcgcaaaattacgtcggaatagtgccacaatcaatttattccagcacttttgaaaatcgcgaaaattttcgccaaaaatacaaaggggttaaccttccttttttttaccaaaaaatttttcgtctttgaattgattcgtatgactctttcccgaccaattggaccccaaggaactcggaaaacgcagcaaaaggagcgtgggatcgacgGGAAAGAAGATActaggaaaaaagcacctgctgaaaaatgtcgaaacttcaggttttcgttttttggctgtaactttcgatgcgttgatcgcagcgtattgagactgcgcccaatcgatttctctcgcaaaattacgtcggaatagtgccacaattaattaattccagcacttctgaaaatcgcggaaattttcgccaaaaatacaaaggggttaaccttccttttttttaccaaaaaatttttcgtctttgaattgattcgtatgactctttcccgaccaattggaccccaaggaactcagaaaacgcagcaaaaggagcgtgggatcaacgggagagaagatacgaggaaaaaagcacctgctgaaaaatgtcgaaacttcaggttttcgttttttggctgtaactttcgatgcgttgatcgcagcgtattgggactgcgcccaatcgatttctctcgcaaaattacgtcggaatagtgccacaattaattaattccagcacttctgaaaatcgcggaaattttcgccaaaaatacaaaggggttaaccttccttttttttttaccaaaaaatttttcgtctcagaattgattcgtatgactctttcccgaccaattggaccctaaggaactcagaaaacgcagcaaaaggagcgtgggatcaacgggaaagAAGATActaggaaaaaagcacctgctgaaaaatgtcgaaacttcgggttttcgttttttggctgtaactttcgatgcgttgatcgcagcgtattgggactgcgcccaatcgatttctctcgcaaaatcacgtcgtaatagtgccacaatcaattAATTCCAGAACTTTAGAtagtcgcgaaaattttcgccaaaaatacaaaggggttaaccttccttttttttttaccaaaaaatttttcgtctcataattgattcgtatgactctctcccgaccaattggaccccaaggaactcagaaaacgcagcaaaaggagcgtgtgatcaacgggagagaagatacgaggaaaaaagcacccgctgaaaaatgtcgaaaattcaggttttcgttttttggctgtaactttcgatgcgttgatcgcagcgtattgggactgcgcccaatcgatttctctcgcaaaattacgtcggaatagtgccacaattaagtgattccagcacttttgaaaatcgcgaaaattttcgccaaaaatacaaaggggttaaccttccttttttttttaccaaaaaatttttcgtctcagaattgattcgtatgactctttcccgaccaattggaccccaaggaactcagaaaacgcagcaaaaggagcgtgggatcaacgggagagaagatacgaggaaaaaagcacctgctgaaaaatgtcgaaacttcaggttttcgttttttggctgtaactttcgatgcgttgatcgcagcgtattgggactgcgcccaatcgatttctctcgcaaaattacgtcggaatagtgccacaattaatttattccagcacttttgaaaatcgcgaaaattttcgccaaaaatacaaaggggttaaccttccttttttttttaccaaaaaatttttcgtctcaaaattgattcgtatgactctttcccgaccaattggaccccaaggaactcagaaaacgcagcaaaatgagcgtgtgatcaacgggagagaagatacgaggaaaaaagcacctgctgaaaaatgtcgaaaattcaggttttcgttttttggctgtaactttcgatgcgttgatcgcagcgtattgagactgcgcccaatcgatttctctcgcaaaattacgtcggaatagtgccacaattaatttattccagcacttttgaaaatcgcgaaaattttcgccaaaaatacaaaggggttaaccttccttttttttttaccaaaaaatttttcgtctcaaaattgattcgtatgactctttcccgaccaattggaccccaaggaactcagaaaacgcagcaaaaggagcgtgggatcaacgggaaagAAGATActaggaaaaaagcacctgctgaaaaatgtcgaaacttcaggttttcgttttttggctgtaactttcgatgcgttgatcgcagcgtattgggactgcgcccaatcgatttctctcgcaaaattacgtcggaatagtgccacaaataattaattccagcacttttgaaaatcgcgaaaattttcgccaaaaatacaaaggggttaaccttccttttttttttaccaaaaaatttttcgtctcagaattgattcgtatgactctttcccgaccaattggaccccaaggaactcagaaaacgcagcaaaaggagcgtgggatcaacgggagagaagatacgagggaaaaagcacctgctgaaaaatgtcgaaacttcaggttttcgttttttggctgtaactttcgatgcgttgatcgcagctcattgggactgcgcccaaccgatttctctcgcaaaatcacgtcggaatagtgacacaatgaatttattctagccgttttcaaaatcgcgaaaattcccgccaaaaatgcaaagggttGGTCTGACTGTTCTTTACGgcaaatataattaattacagaTTTGATTGGTATGACTCTTTTGTTCCTAAATCGATTTCCAGCATCGCCGAAAACTCAGTAACTCAAGCGTAGGAGCATCAGCAAAGCTATGAGTAAATCACTGGCCCTGCAGGTTTTGACTTCTCAACTATCGCGCACAGCAGAACTACTCTGCCCGTAATAAGTTCTAATTGCAAAACAACATTTGTTTTTGATCGTCGGAATGATTCCAGCATTatcgaaaaatgttaaaaaacaATCGACAGAACCAGAgaatgtgtatgtatatctCCAATTAAATATTCGAGTTAGTGTCACCCAAGTTCATTTCGAAACGAGAAATATTAGGTCCGAAAGATTATATCCCAGGCAAGTTTCAATTTCGGTTTTGCAGATTTGGACAAATGCTGAAATCAACTCACTTCAACGCTGTATTGAAGtcatttcgcgagagaaaacTTATAGCGTGTAGTTTTGAAGCTACCTTCGATCAACAGCCTATCGAAAGTCACAGTCAAGTTCAATAAAAGTAGTCCAAAATCCCGAATCAACAACAGTTCAGGAAATGCAACGAAATCTCCTCGTTACTCTGCATTGTGGAACCTCAACACAACTATCAAATACAAACAGATTCTGtatcaaagaaaatttttattgatacgATCATTGATACATCTAGTAAGATACGTTGTACACTTTCCAGCAGTATACCAAAAGTACGAGCTAATATCCTAGCTAATAGTAAGTTATCGTTGTATTATATGAAATATGGTTGTAATATGTGTAATTTTAAATGCAGTTAATGaatccaatatttttttcctacatGTCACATATAAAATGATATGATTGAAATATGAACTAAGACTAACGTCATCAGTCTTATATCATGGTGTTACACACGCAAAACTTGGAAACAAAATGAACAGTAATTCTTTAGGCAGCCGCGatagttttcttcttttccacGGCGATCTCGTCCTTCTTCCTACGTTGCTCCTCCTGCACTTGTCCGCCGATCTGTTTCTCAGACATTTCATTCTCCTGCATGACAGCCGGTTTTCCGGTGCGTTTAATCTCGATAACTCTCTCACGATTCTCAATTGGCGGCGCGTCTTTTCTCGGTGCAGTTATGGTCAGGATTCCGTCGGACGACAAGCTCGATCGTACCTGCTCAATGTCGCATTGTGACGGCACCATGTACCTCCTCAGGAACTGCCTCGAGATCCAACCTTGAtcgtcctccttctcctcGTGCTTTCCTTCGACGACCACGTTGTTGTCGACTACCTTAACCGAGATCTCATCCGGGGCGAAATGCTGAACGTCCAATGTCAGATGGAACTTATCTTTGTCCGCTTTGATGACGGAGGCGCCGCCCTTCGACTTGTTCACGAGCCGAGTCTCGTAGGGCGTGTACCTCTTTCCATGCAATTTTCTCACCGGTCTGTAGAGCAGGACATCCGAACACCTCGGCGAACGATACTCGAAGAGGTCCTCCGGGCTGAGGGACATCCCGTAGTGCCTGTCGAGGATGCCGCTGGGACTCTCGAACTCGTCGAGGACGTCGGAAAGCAAGATTGGTAGCAGAgacatattattattctttcgatgaaaTGGCGATGCTCTTGATCACACGATAATTACAGCTCTTCTTTTTCAACGCACAACTCGAATGTTTTCACTCCGGGCGATTCAAATGCTGCTCGATCGCGCGCGCTTCAATGTTCAAATCTGACGTTGCCGTGACGCAGCACGTCCTGTTATATATATTCGCTGCGAAGCGGCAGCTGGGGGGGGGCGACCTACTGCTGCTGGTGGGGAGCGTAGATGCTCGCCGATCGAACGAAGCGCTGAAACTTCGAGAATTTGCTGGATAATAGAATATTCTGGTCAATGGAATTCTCTGGAGAATCCTGGTGAAAATTCCCACTATTACGAATTTTCAGGGGAATTGGTACATTTCGTAttaatttgtacaaaattgtaagATGTAGattatttactgaaaaaatacaaatattcaTTAAAATCTACAGGTTTTCATGAGAAGCTACGCATATTTACTACTTTGTACgacaacaatttttcgtacaaaattgtacgaaatgtCCCATTTTCCCTAAAAATTCTtagaaaatcgtagaaatcattttgaccagggaataaaattttctaaccCTAAAcacaataaaattaaaaccgTTTCTGCTCATTCATCGGAAtatttacgtatattataaaaatacagGTATACAAATATTTACGTTTTCGTGCGGTGAACGGAGTTTAATTTTAACAACGGTTGTATGCAAATACATGACATGCATGCATGAAATATGTTTAGGAAACAAGATTGcatatatttttagatttatatttcatctgtGAGTTGTGAGCGAAAAAACATAAAGAAACTCATAACTGTAATTCGATGATAGAAaagtacaaataaaaaaaaatataaccatGAAAAATACGCATAATTATATCTCGTGTtatcatttacaattattattctgaTAAATGTAGTGTTTTTCTGGTTTTCTGTTAAACTGCCCCGAATGTTGGAAACAatcagaataaattaaataaaatacagaattattcataaacaGTAATAAAGGTGATAGAATGCCAACAGGAAttgatatcaaaatttttttaacgtctTTGCAACTCGATCAGCACCGAGTAACATTACATAACGAGacacgaaatttttcatttggtTTTTCTGCAGTAACGAATTCCGAATTCTTGAGACTCGATGTTGAAACGACTTATTATTCGTCTTCTTACTGCGAATTACGTACACAGGCATGGCATAAGCTGCAGCGCCGGTTTGTAAATATCCCCATTACGATTTGTAAAGAGGATGTCCAGAAATAAACTCCAGCTGCTGTAAAGTGAAGCGAGAGCTTTTGAAAATAGCAGCTGTGTCAATTTCTAGAAACGCATTTGTAATACCCAAAGCAATACAGGTCCGCTGAGCATTCACCTGGGCGGAGAGGCTAATAACAAGTCGAACCCTCCTCGAAGAACCCAGAAGGTGGTGGAACTAGAAATTCATCAACCGTAATCTGAATCAAGCGTGCAATACTTACATGCTCAACGAAATTATAACGGACTCTCCCAATTCGGATCAATACAATCCACCGTGTTATACAACCGCTCCTGGATTATAAATATaacttaattaattaacggAATCCAGGCCCTGCTTGTggataattgaaacaataaatagcTTGTTATGGCAGCCGCGTGATATACGTTTCGTAGCTGATTCCGCCTTAATTACGCTGTTTGCTaaggagtgaaaaaaatacgcgTTATTAGTAACTCCGAATTTGATCTGCAAAATAGTTCTTTCCTATATTTTCGTAATTTGAAGGATGTACATGTATGGTATAGTAGGGTGgttcattttaaaaaatttttttttatgctgcCACTCGAAAAGTTTGTCAGAaatactggaaaaaaaaatttctgtaaaactTGGAGAatgtaggaaaatatttagagctCGCTATCAATtagtgtaatattttttatttatttttacaaacatTGTTCATAAAAAATCAGTATTGAAAACGAAACAGGAACATTAAAGCGACGCGATACTCCTATTTCGGTAACAAAAACTGTTATCCAGATGTCTCCGAGACGATTAATCCGTCGGATAAAAGACGAGAGCAGCTAACTGCGGAATTGTTGGGCGCAGTTTGCTCTTGATTACATAAAAAACACGCTGTCGTAAacattgaaagaaattaaaaacatgATAATAATTGGTAGCGGCTTATAAATAATTTCCTCCGTTCGCCAGGTTTTAATGCCATTTTCTTATCAATATTTGTCACAAGTTATTAAAGTGGCGtctgagaaataaaataaaacattcaaaATGAACCACCCTTATGTATCGTACATTACTTGCGGGTTCGCATACGGTAGAGCAGATGCACCGAGTATCTGCACGTGAATTTTCGTcaacgaaaaagaaagaatcaCCGAGAAATTCGCGAGAAACTACGCCGCAGTTTATTTGTTCGATGCGTCGAGTAGATTCTCGTATCGTATCGTCTGCTGCGCGAGCCGGCCGGCAAGGCTCACAGCGTCGAGATTATTCCGCAGCAGACACGCCGCCACGCCGCGCCGGCTCGCTGGTATAAATTGAACGCAGCTCGGGCCGCGTTTCAAAACAGTTTGAATCGCAACAGAGCAAACATATCAGGAAAGAAAGCGAAGCTGAGGCAAGCTGCATAGCTGTCAAGCCATTACCTGCGCAACATCTACAAGAAGCTAATATTACCTCGATTACTCGAAGCAAAGAGTGCTATTTACCGAAGAGAAGGAAGCATCGTCGTAAGGCCATCGAAAAAATGTCTCTGATTCCGTTGCTGTTCTCCAACTGGTGGGAAGACTTGGACCAGCCGCACAGCCTGATCGACCAGCATTTCGGTGTCGGTCTTCGCCCTGAACAACTCCTCGCCCCGTCGCTTGTCAACCGCAGATCCCCGGGATCCTTGTACTACAGACCATGGGGAGCTCTTCTCAATTACGGGAACACCGGCTCGTCGGTGGTCAAGGCCGACAAGGATCAGTTCAAGGTCATCCTTGACGTGCAGCAGTTCAAGCCCGAGGAGATAGACGTGAAGGTGGTCGACAAGTGCGTCGTCGTCTCGGCCAAGCACGAGGAGAAACGCGACGAGCACGGCTGGGTGTCTCGCCAGTTCGAACGGCGATACCTGATCCCCGATCAGTGCAACATCGACGAGGTCTCGTCGAGCTTGTCCTCCGACGGCGTCCTGACCATCACGGCACCGAGGAAGGAGCAGCTCAAGATCGAGGGCGAGAGGAGCATCAAAATTCAGCACACCGGGAAACCGGCCGTGAGGGATACTCCGAACCCTGCGACCACGCCGTCCGACGCTGAGGAGAAGCAGATCGCTAACGACGCAAAGtaatttaccattttttaAGATTGTCGAACTACGTACGAACTGATTGCTTTTCTCGTGTTTCCTGTACGAACGgactgattttattttattttttgtttttttttttttttcattttgtaaccaatGTTACGATACCTATTATGCTTAATTGTAAGTTTTGTTTtctaaaattgttttcatttctgtcTCGGATGTAATATCACGTCAAATTTTATTAGTAATTTGATTCATTGTATTAACATAAGTATACAAATTTCCACTGTTGGTAATGTGATATCTgttaaccaaaaaaaaaaaagaaaaaaaatgaatataccACCATATATCGCTATGTAATGTactgaaaattgtatttacgtaataaaatatattagtaCAGAAATgtagaatgaaaaagaattgcTTCTTTACATATTGAACCCAGGCCTACCTCCTCATCCTGTAGCG
It includes:
- the LOC124222863 gene encoding protein lethal(2)essential for life-like, with protein sequence MSLLPILLSDVLDEFESPSGILDRHYGMSLSPEDLFEYRSPRCSDVLLYRPVRKLHGKRYTPYETRLVNKSKGGASVIKADKDKFHLTLDVQHFAPDEISVKVVDNNVVVEGKHEEKEDDQGWISRQFLRRYMVPSQCDIEQVRSSLSSDGILTITAPRKDAPPIENRERVIEIKRTGKPAVMQENEMSEKQIGGQVQEEQRRKKDEIAVEKKKTIAAA
- the LOC124222865 gene encoding protein lethal(2)essential for life-like — its product is MSLIPLLFSNWWEDLDQPHSLIDQHFGVGLRPEQLLAPSLVNRRSPGSLYYRPWGALLNYGNTGSSVVKADKDQFKVILDVQQFKPEEIDVKVVDKCVVVSAKHEEKRDEHGWVSRQFERRYLIPDQCNIDEVSSSLSSDGVLTITAPRKEQLKIEGERSIKIQHTGKPAVRDTPNPATTPSDAEEKQIANDAK